A region of the Mycobacterium sp. NBC_00419 genome:
TTCAGCAGCGTCTCGGCGTCGCCGCCGTCGATCGTCATCACATGGGTCGGGTTCTGCCGGTATTTGAACGCGCCCTGCGGCCCCGACGAGCCGAAGTCGACACCCAGCGGGAAGACCTTCCCGTCCGAGACCAAAGATGCGGCCTGCGCGACCTTGTCGGAGTTGATGAAGTTCAGCGTGCCGAGTTCGTCGGCATCACCCCACCGGCCCCAGTTGCGCACGTCGTCGGCGACCCGCCGGAAATCACTCATGCTGGCCACGCTGCTCACCCTTTCGTGAAGTCGGTCGCCTGGCGGGCCGCGAGGTTTCCGCCGTCCACCCAGATGACCTGCCCGGTGATGTATCCCGCTGCCCGGCTGCCCAGGAATGCCAGTACCGCGGCCTGCTCCGCAGCGGTCGACACCCGCCCGAGCGGCTTGGGGATGGTGTCGAGATAGTCCTGACCGTAGGCCGCACGGAGCTGGTCGAGGATGGGTGTCTCGGTGACGCCCGGCGCGCTGCAGTTGATCCGGATTCCCCGGGCGCCCAGCGGGACGGCGTTGGAGATCGTGTAGCCGATGATCGCCTCCTTCGACAGCCGATAGCCGCCGTCGGCCAGCGCCTCGGGGTGCCGGCCGCACCAGTCGACGCCCTCGTCCACCGACGTCGTCGCCAGCAGGCCGGCCACCTGCGGCAGATGATCACGGTAATTGGCCGCAGCCAGCGAGGACACGTAAACGACCGACCCGCCGGGGCGAAGTTGCCCCAGCATCGCCTCGCTGAAATGCCGGGTTCCCAGGAAGTTGATCCGCACGACCAGCAGTGGGTCGCCGATACCCGACGACACCCCCGCGACGTTGAACAGCGAATCGATCTGCCCGTCAACGGCTTCTGCCGCCTGCGTCACCGAAGCGGGGTCGGCGAGGTCGATGCCGACGAACTCGACCAGATCTGCACCGTCGGCCGGACGGTGCAGGTCGAGCCCGACGACCTCAGCCCCGGCGTGCCGCAGTTGCCCGCACAGTGCGGCGCCGATTCCCGATGCGCATCCGGTGACCACCACCCGGCGGCCCTCGTAGCGCACCAGCTCGGCAAGGCCGGTCAACGACCCCACCGCTCAGCTGGAAGCCTGATGCTCACGGGCGTCTTTCTCGGCCTGGGCGGCCTGCACCCGGCCCTCGTTGATCTCGGCCCATGCCTCGGGGATCTCCGAGGCGGTGAACTTGCCGCCCTGACCGGTGGGCAGACCGCCGAAGGCGTAGGTGTCGTCGAAGGCCGGCGCTTCGGACGGGCGGCGGCGGGCCTCCACCTTCTCGATGACCGGTTCGAGGCGCTTGGCCTTGGCGGCCACGGCCTTTTCGTCGCGCTCGATGAACTCCGGCAGGATCTCTTTGCCCATGATCTCGATCGACTCCATGATGCCCTCGTGGGCCCGCGGATTGAGCAGCAGAATGATCTCGTCGACACCGCTGGCCTCGTAGTCGCGCAGGAACTGACGCACGGTCTCCGGTGAGCCGATCGCGCCGCGGCCTGGGCCGTAGGCCAGGGTCGGATCCTCCTTGACCGCCTCCTGGTAGAGCTCCCACACCTTGGT
Encoded here:
- a CDS encoding coniferyl-alcohol dehydrogenase, translated to MTGLAELVRYEGRRVVVTGCASGIGAALCGQLRHAGAEVVGLDLHRPADGADLVEFVGIDLADPASVTQAAEAVDGQIDSLFNVAGVSSGIGDPLLVVRINFLGTRHFSEAMLGQLRPGGSVVYVSSLAAANYRDHLPQVAGLLATTSVDEGVDWCGRHPEALADGGYRLSKEAIIGYTISNAVPLGARGIRINCSAPGVTETPILDQLRAAYGQDYLDTIPKPLGRVSTAAEQAAVLAFLGSRAAGYITGQVIWVDGGNLAARQATDFTKG